From the genome of Clavelina lepadiformis chromosome 2, kaClaLepa1.1, whole genome shotgun sequence:
TTGTAAAGTAATCTAAAACTGCTCTTTGGAATTgtattcgaaccagtgacctttGGATAActgaaacttttaaaaaactcACAGCCCGCCGCTTTATACAAACTGGGCTAATGCAGGGTACGAGATCTGCAAAGTTAAAAGTTACttacttttttgcatttcttcTGCTTGTTTATTACTGCTCGATGGTTAAATTAAAGTTCATCTGCTCTTACTATTCATTACATAATTTGCTTATTACATCATTTAATCTGCAAGATAAATTGgtagaaaagttaaaaatctgGTATAATGTTCACAAACGTTGAGTTAACGAAGTCATAATCAGAAGTTGTGTGTTCGTTTGTGAATCAATTGTTACATAACATGCAATAATAATTCAATGCGttctttgataaaaaattcaaaatgtcCTCTTCATAAATTGTTATgaaatgaagtttttaaacagaaaaacaaTCAAGCACACGCAACACAAGCAACACGCAAAAACGATTATCCCGTAATAGAAACTGCCAAACTTTCAAATTGGCAAATACCTGGACTGTTAACACAACTGTTTATACAAATTAAAGTATTActcttttaaaaatgaaaatgtaacGGAAGAATTTAGTGGTTTTGCTGCAACATGTTAAAGGAATTGCCAAAAcgtttcaaaacaaagaaaaagttggtcgttcaataaaattttttggcTTTTTGTTAATGCAAAGTATTCACACATTTGCAACTTTGTCTACTTTTGAAAGTAGCATAGAGAAATGAAGACGTGCATGCAATGCCGTGGACCTTACGCTGGTAGGCACCTGGCATTACGTAGCAATAATTATTCTATTTCCAACTATAgaaattaaaacgaaaatcatAAGTAATGCATAATTGCATTCAAAACATATTCCTGATGATCCAGGTATTGCTGTCGTTGCTTCATCATAAAATGCGATTGTGACGCCATTTTGACTTGAGGAACCTTATAACAAAATTGTAACCAACTGGTTTAAAACTAAAACGCATAACTGCTTCAATCAATACCTTACGTACAATGCAAGCGCTATGTCTTTTACCAgttaggcctaccatattttcatcgcctAAAAAGAGGACAATTTCGCCAGCTAGTACAATGCATatagagttttacgtttaaagaatttatcacatgtttttggataactatacgcatatgcacaagtaatgcattcagcttcaaaatcattacgtccttttctgaaacaaggatacttttgccgcagttcatcagaaaacacagtatatttctttggcgttattgcttagctttatttagcttttatggttgtctaaatcaaaacaatgataacaaaaatggttaGATCTCATGCTGTCGCCGAAATGTcacttgacttaggcctcatgccaaaaagtcgggatcacgtcaattgaccgtgaacaaattcaccggcgacaattggtcgtggtcaactgaccggcaacaaattggccggcgacacaaatcaaacgctacgcattttatttttattttttacgcatattagcattgttgtttattcaaattatatgattaaagtaataatatgatttaaggtcagttggttctaggtaaatttacgtcacggtcagttgtcccccggtcagttgtcctcggtcagtttgttcgcggtcaatttcccacggttaattgtcgtggaacccaaaaagtcacataaaaatataattgtgttgaaaatataagcaagaaagcacaaaatgcaaaaaagaggacattttgacatttttcagtaggctatactttgagcacaattcatttttctttagaaaagaggaTATATGGTAGCCCTAAGTAACactaatagtaggctaggcctacaaAACTCACACCTTTGCTTTATTAATGGGCCTTGTTACATGTGAGGTtctgttgcaatttttctgGCGCAAGTTTGAACTTAACAGACCCCAAGTTTGAACTTAACTCAACATGCGCGCATGTAAAACCACGAACTTGTCGAAACGACTAGCGGTACTTTCTTTACGGTCTGTTAAGTTCGAACTCGTGCCAGAAAAATTGCGACAGATCCTCGCATGTTAAAAGGCCCAAATGTTACAGAGAACGTCGAACAatgtttgcaataacaatCAAGAAGGTAGGGCTGGTAGGGCAATttgttggaaaaaattttttaaaccagCAATTCATCATGTTTCATGGctacagtaattttttggaaataaataggCCTACAACGTCTCGcctaaaagttttgttgaaagtataagcaactaactcgaaatgcgaaaaaagaggacatttgggcatttttgaGTGTCCTCGGAGGACCATTcacttttcttgaaaaaagaggacaaatcctcctaaaagaggacgtatggtaggcctattttaCCTGGACAAGGTGAAGTTTGACAAACTTCACTCTCCTCATCACTTCCTGTGCAGTCATTTCTGCGTCGATTTGAACATCTTCTTCTCCTTGTACCACCGCCGCAAGATGCAGTGCAAGAGCTCCAGTTGTTCCAATTAAGCCATGCTGAAAATGACCACAAATTTTTATAGGACAAATACTTTTTGAAAACAGGTTTGTTGTTGTAACTTATAATGCTCTGCACAATTTTGAGATGTTTGCTCACTTGGACACTCCTGGGTGTTGCATGCTTCTGTAGTCTGATTTGTTCCATCACAATCGCGATTGTTTCCTGTTGAACAATTTCTTGATCTGCTTCTCTCTCCACTTTCACAAGATTTGGAACAATCACTCCAAGTACTCCAAGGTCGCCATGCTTTAAATCAGTAAGTGTCTGCCTATATTACTTAGGCCTAATCATGATATAATATGAGCTAATAATTTGTTGCATTATTAAGGATTCAATGTTGGTCGCAATAGCTTTAGTTGCAAGACTGTCAAAGTCCTTACTCCCGAAATATATCATttcaaaaaagaatgaaaCAGAACGTTATTACTCTTCAATATTTTTCACCTCAAACCACTAAATCACAAAAAAGCTTTCACAACATCTTATCTGTGCCTTCATCTTCCTGCAAAGTCTAAAAAGATTTCTTAAATggatataaattaaaaatttcatttaacgGCATGGATGGTCCCTTTCAAGTAGCGTTAATTTTTCTAGATATTTATTGACTTGGACAATCCTGGGCGTTGCATcttgtcattattttattcCTTCCAAGCGATGTAAATGCAGTAGTCAATGCAACGGTAGCGCCAATGGTTATCGAACAAGGGAGGCGATATTGCCAGCACAACGTTTTAACCCTAGTCCTAATTCTAACCCTAACACTAACAATcaaaccctaaccctaaccccaaCCCCAAcctcaaccctaaccctagccACTACTGTATATACGCTGCCCATTCGACTAAATGTAAATCATAGATGGGTTTCATTAGTGGAGTTATTGTGCCTATATTGTACGTTTTCCTAAATTATTCACTTGGACAATCCTGAGTGTTGCATCTTGACGTCATCTCATTTCTTCCACTGCAGTCTTGATCGTTTCCAGTGGAGCAGTTGCGTGATCTTGCTTGCTGTCCTGTACCACATGTCTTGGAACATGTACTCCACGCACTCCAAGGTCGCCAGCCTTCGCACAGTGAtaagtttaaagttttgtaGCTTTTCAACAATTGAAAGATTCGCAAACAACGAAGCTTGATAGAAACGTATTGCATCGGTATTAGAACGCAACACAGCAGTTGGTTTTTTAAAACACACTGAACTCAGAGTGCTTCATTGATCACATACTTGGACAAACTTGTGTGTTACATGCACTTGAACTTTGGTTTGTTCCGGAGCAGTCGCCATTAGTTCCTGTTGAACAGGTCCGTGTTCTAGATTGTCTTCCTCCGCCACAAGATTGAGAACAAGCTCCCCATGCGCTCCAGGCTACCCAAACTTAAAAGTGAACAATTGATAAGTTACACCAGTCAGCATAAATCGTGTTGCTATTCATATAACAATGCTGAATTATGAGGtggtgttttaaatgaaaggcATTGTTTATTGCGTATGTGTTTTTCCTGGCATAACCTTTTGTAATTTGCTCATCACTCCGAAATAATCACAAGTGAGTCGATACACAAGTTTTAATGTTAATTatacaaaattcaatttaattataaaaattatcttataaacaagatatttatttttctacttACCGGGACAGGATTGAGTGTTGCAAATTGTAATCTCTGACTCAGCACCATCGCAATCGCGGTTGTCTCCCGACGAACAACTCCGTCTTCTGCTTTGAGTTCCTCGTCCACAAGATAGAGAGCACTCAGTCCAATTACTCCAAGTGCTCCATTCTGATCAGTAAATAGAATCAAGAAGTGCCAGGTTACATTAAATGTATTAACAGTGGTTCCAGGTcaattcaacccgcggacaaTTAAACCGATTAAACGATTAAACCCAGGACCAACGTAATTAAACCAACGTCTGTTGGTTGGATAAACCTGGGGTAAATCGTTCGATAGTTAAATTGACCGATCGTCGTTAACAGTGCACCTGATTATCCTTATATATAAGAATAGAAGGTTACAGACCCGTTTAATACGCTGTTAAATTCGATCTCAATTAAATTTGTTCGAAAAGCAGTTGCAGAATTATTGAGATACAAAGTTATTCAATCCCGGTTGAACTCTACGGATGTAACGAACTTCGTTACTCACCTATCATTCATTATTGTATTGTGTGTTTGCAACGTTTTATCAATTAGCACCAGCTTTTAACGTTTGTTCTTGTTCTATTTTTATCTCTTTGTTTGGCAGCTTTGGTGAATACAAACTTTGCGCATGAATTCTTCGAGGGGGTGAAACAAAGCTTCAAACCTTGAAATTGAGCCTGGTTTTATAGACGAGAGAACTCTCGTCACACTGATGTCTAACTTAATTAAttgacaatatctcaaaaacatCAACATCATAGTGTCGGCACAAAGAGAAGAAACACAAACGTTGACCCTGGTGCCAAACAGCTTTTTGTGCGATTACTTAGATCTGTTCAATCTCACCTGCACAGGGTTGTGTGTTGCAACTTGTGGTCTCAGTATCAGCTTCACAATTGGAATGATTTCCTGTTGAACAACTTCGTGATCTGCTTCTCTCTCCAGTTCCACAAGATTTGGAACAATCACTCCAAGGACTCCATTCTTTAAGTCAGTCAATAGAATCAAAAAGTGTCCAATTATGTTAGGCAAATTGCATATATGCATGATGTTATGGCGTTTGTGCGCGAACATATGCCCGCCTTTAAACAAACGAAGGCGAAAAAAACCTACTCAAGCGTTACAATgacttaaaaataataaaaatagttaaCAAGGAAAGCGCTTCGACTATCTCTGCCAATCTATTCGTTTTTTTGCTCACTGCTGCTAAGAATGAATAATGGcaacaatttgttttaaaagtctCATTGCAAATGTTATCTGTTTCTGTGTAaaatctttataaaaattagaTAAGATAAACTACTTGTCTGTACAACAAACCTGTAGAAGCATTTCTTAGTTGCACTCGGGCGCTCGTCCACTGAATGGTGgaagcaaaaatgaaaattgcaaCTAAAATTAAATCGCTAGCCTTCACATTCATGCTTCGATTAATATATTCTGATAAATGTTCATTTGCTTTCTTATGTTTcatgtttaacatttttcatgaTAGGCCTATTAATAAGTGCTCTCACTATAAgctgaatttttgttttgccagttaaaatttcaatcattcaatcattttatttttcgccaaaagcgcggtggggacgaaaaatcaagctagTTGTTATTTGAATTGATTTTTCGATTTCCTGTTTTATCATGGCCATAGCAAATGCGCCTCTACCAAATTCTGACCGATTTCCTTTATCTTTTGATGATTCTCACGGTTCCCATGCGAATTATATTCATAGAACGAGTATGAGCGTGGTGAATAATCGTTGTTACATAAATTTGAATGCTGTTAGAGGTAAAGGAATGATTTCTCAGTCTTCCGGTTCACcgcattgtttgttttacattgAATTAGGATGTTTGAATAAAGCAATTCGGGTCATCCTATTGTCTTTGTTTTATAAACTCGATCCCAAATCATTTATAAGCACCATACTCTGCTTTGCAtgtgtaaatattttccacattatttttagtttactGTATGAGAGTTGCACGCAATATAAAATATCCTTTATACAGCATATTTTCAGTAAGTTAATCAATACTTGCAATTATAAATATGTTTAGAAAAAGAGATGGCTATTGAGCAATTCTCAGATATCACCATTATTATCGGAAAGTTGCGAAAGTAATCATTAAAAGTCTTAAGTATCAATTGCAtcattgaaaattattttctgttcAACTCTTGAAAGTATTAAAAAAATACTTcacagtatttttgtttttttctgatttttaaCAAACCGACCCACTCCGTGCAGATACAGCCCCACACCAGCTTTCCGATTGTccacaaagaaaaactttaaaaaagttgtctgaaattgttaaagcagaggagtttttgttttaaaaatttttattaccgTACGCAATTGTTGATTATAAAGATAgtaataaatataataaaaaagaagATAAGTGCAATAGACTTAAACTTTTTAGACCTGTTTTTTATTAGAAATG
Proteins encoded in this window:
- the LOC143446336 gene encoding uncharacterized protein LOC143446336, which gives rise to MLNMKHKKANEHLSEYINRSMNVKASDLILVAIFIFASTIQWTSARVQLRNASTEWSPWSDCSKSCGTGERSRSRSCSTGNHSNCEADTETTSCNTQPCAEWSTWSNWTECSLSCGRGTQSRRRSCSSGDNRDCDGAESEITICNTQSCPVWVAWSAWGACSQSCGGGRQSRTRTCSTGTNGDCSGTNQSSSACNTQVCPSWRPWSAWSTCSKTCGTGQQARSRNCSTGNDQDCSGRNEMTSRCNTQDCPTWRPWSTWSDCSKSCESGERSRSRNCSTGNNRDCDGTNQTTEACNTQECPTWLNWNNWSSCTASCGGGTRRRRCSNRRRNDCTGSDEESEVCQTSPCPGSSSQNGVTIAFYDEATTAIPGSSGICFECNYALLMIFVLISIVGNRIIIAT